Genomic window (Meiothermus sp. QL-1):
TTTGGAGCTCGGGATCGGGCTTGAACCGACGACCTCACCCTTACCAAGGGTGTGCTCTACCAGCTGAGCTACCCGAGCGGAGCGCTTTCGCAAAGGCGCTGGCTGGGGGGAGCCCCAGCCCTTCGCCGTAAGCGCTTGGAGCGGGAAACGGGACTCGAACCCGCGACCCTCGGCTTGGGAAGCCGATGCTCTACCAACTGAGCTATTCCCGCACGGGCGCCTCGCGCCATCGCGGCGCCTGTCGCATTAGCGCGCCCACGGACCTTGGTGGGCAGGGGAGGATTCGAACCTCCGAACTCCGAAGAGAACAGATTTACAGTCTGTCGCCTTTAACCACTCGGCCACCTGCCCTTGTTTGGAGCCACCCATCGGAATCGAACCGACAACCTTCCGATTACAAGTCGGGTGCTCTACCAGTTGAGCTAGGGTGGCCCGGCTTGCGTTCCGATGGGGCGCCTTTGGACTTGGGGTCGAACCTCGTCCAAGAAGCAAGACTACATCACACCAAAAGGGCTGTCAAGTCGGTGTGGGGGTGGGGTATGCTTGTTTTTACAGGTCTGATTTGTTAGAGTGAGGGGATTTTGCGATGGTTCCACACTTTCCCAGTATCAACCTGTCCCGCCTTCTGCGCGAGGGGGGCACCGCTTCGGCCCAGGGCGAGATTACAGAGGCCATCCTGGTAGAACAGGAGCGGATACCCCTCCACACCCCGGCCCGGTGGCGGGTAAGCGTGACCCGGCTGGAGAGAGAGCAGGGCCAGGCCTTCTGGCTCTCGGGGGAGGTGGCCGGGTATGCCCTGATGGAGTGCCGCCGCTGTCTTGCCCCAACCCCAACCCCGGTGCGGGCTCATTTTCAGTACCTCCTGCGCTACGTGGCCGGTCTGGCCCACCCTGTGGTGGTGGAGGAGGATGAGGAGGACGTCCTCCTTTTTGGGCATCCTAACCTCGACCTGAGCCTGTTTTTGAGCGAGGCCTTTGCCCTCGAGCTGCCCTACACGGTGCTTTGCCGGGAGGATTGCAAGGGGCTCTGTCCGGTCTGCGGGGCCAACCGCAACGAGGTGGACTGCGGCCACAGGGAGGGTCGGACCCGCCTGGCCGAGGCGCTCGCGCGGCTGTTGCAGGAGTAGGCTAGAGGCGTGCGAGGGGTGCCCCCGGATTCCTGGCTGCGGCATCTAGAAAAGCACCTGCCCCTGGCCCGCACGGGCGAGGACCCCGAGGGGGTGCACCAGGTGCGGGTGGCGGGGCGGCGCCTGCGGGTCTGGCTTCGTTTGGCGGGTATGCGCGTGCTGGACGACGACCTGGCCTGGCTGGTGCGTTCGGCTGGCCGGGTGCGCGACCTGGAGGTGTTGCTCGGGATGAAGCTGCCCGAGGCCTTCCTCAAATGGGTCCGGGGCCTTTTGCAGGAAGCCCGGCTCGAGCTGCGGCCTGTGCTGGACTCCCCTCGGCTTGCGGGGTTGTTGCAGGCCCTTTCGCTTTTGCCCCCCCTGGAGCCCGGTTCGGCCAGGCTCCGGCTGGCCCGCTTTTCGGCCCAGGTGGAGCGGCGGGCGGCCCGGTGGATGCAGGAGGGGGGCTTTGAACCCATGCACGCCCTGCGGCGGGCCCTGCGCCGGCTGCGCTATGCGCGGGAGTGGCTGGGCGAGGATGCCCGAGAGGTCAAGGCCCTGCAGGAGGTTTTCGGGCGGGCAGGGGACCTGCACTTCACCCTGGGCTATTTGCAGCGCTTTGAGGCCGAGGGGGGAGGCCTGCCCCGGGGCTACCTTGGGCGCAAGGAGGTGGAGCTGGCGGCGGCCATGGAGGAGGCCCGGGCGGCCTGGCTGCGGTGGGGAAGCCGGGCTTTGCGGTAGGCTAGCGCCGATGAGCGCCTACACCTATGCCTACCGGGGCAGCCTCCTGGAAAACCGCCACCGGGTCTCCATAGCCATCGTCGGGCCGCGGGGGGCTTTGCTAGCCTACAGCGGCAACCCCGAACTGGTCGCCCCCTTGCGCTCCACCGCCAAACCCTTCCAGGCCCTGGCCCTCTACCTGAGCGGGGCCGTTCGGCGCTTCGACCTTACCCCGGCCGAGGTGGCCCTGTCCTGCGCTTCCCACGATGGCCGGCCGGAGCACGTGGCCCTGGTAGCCCGCTACCTGGAGAAGCTGGGGCTCGGCCCCGAGCACCTGGTGTGTGGAGCCCACCCACCCTTCGACCCCGAGGCCCGCGAGGCCCTGCAGCGGGCCGGCAAAGCGCCCGGCGTGCTGCACAACAACTGTTCGGGCAAGCATGCCGGGATGCTGGCCACAGCTTTGGCCCTGGGGGTTTCCCCCGAGGGCTACCACGAGGCGGCGCATCCAGTGCAGCAGCTTATTCTGCAAATTCTGCGCGAGCTATCGGGGCATGCTCACATCCCCCACGCGGTGGACGGCTGCAGCGTGCCCACCTTTGCCCTGCCCCTAGCCCCGGTGGCCCGGATGTTTGCCCTCCTGGCGGCACCGGAGGCAGCGCCGGCACGGTACCAGGAGGGACTGGAAGGGGTGTTCTCGGCCATGCGGCAGCACCCTGAGCTGGTGGCGGGGCCCCACAGCATCGATACCGTGCTCATGCGGCGGGTGCCAGGGCTCCTAGCCAAACGGGGGGCCGACGGCTACTACGGCCTGGCCCTGCGCGAGAGCCGTCTGGGGCCCGTTGGGGTGGCCCTCAAGGTGGAAAGCGGCTCCAGCGAGGCCCGTGAGCCGATGGTGGTGCGGCTTTTGGAGGTCCTGGGGCTGCTTTCGCCTGAGGTAGAGCTGCCCTGGCGCCGGCCCGTGCTGCGCAATGTGCGCTGGGTGCCGGTGGGGCACCTCGAGGCCCGGCTCGAGCTCAACTGGGTGCGCTAGCCCTGCACGATGCGGCGGGTGGGGTAGGGGATGCCGATGCCCTCAGCGTCCAGCCGCAGCTTGATCCGGCGGCGGAACTCCCGCCCCACGGCCCACTGCTCCTTGGGCTTGGTGGTGAACATGACCCGAATTACAATCCCCGACTCCCCGAGCTGCTGGATGCCCAGCATCTCCGGGGGCTGGTCGGTGAACCGGGGGCGCCAGTCGGGGTCGTGGTAGAAGGCCAGGGCCTCTTCCCGCACCACCTCCAGGGCCCGGTCGACCGGCGATTCGTAGGCCACCGAGACATCCACCACGGCCCGGGCCCAGTCCCGGCTCATCACCGTAACCTGCTGGATGGTGGAGTTAGGGATGAAGTGCACCCGGCCCTCCAGGTCGCGCAGCACCGTGAGGCGCAGGTTGAAACGCTCCACCGTGCCCGAAAGCTGCCCCACGGTGATCACGTCCCCCACCCCGTACTGGTCCTCCAGCAGGATGAAAAACCCATTTAGGACATCGCGGATGAGGTTTTGTGCGGCCAGCGAGATGCCAAGCCCCACCACCCCCGCCCCGGCCAGCAGGGCGGTCACGTTGAGGCCCAGGTTGGAGAGGACCAGCAGGGTTCCCAGCACCACGATGAGCACCTGCAGGACCGACTCGAGCACGCTCTTTAGGGTCTGCGCCCGCACCTGCTCCCGGCTGAACTCCCCCGAGCCCACCGGCACCCGTTGCAGCAGCCGGGGTATCAGCCGCCAGGCCAGCGAGGTGGACCCCAGGATGAGCAGGATGGCCAGCCCCCGTTCCCCCAGCCAGCCCAGCAGGGTCTCCCCCCAGGCCTGCAGGGGTCCGTCTATCTGCCAGAGGTGGGCCAGGAGCGAGAGCAGGGCCAGCCCCACCAGGCCCCACCAAAGCCGCCCTGCCCAACGCCAGTAGCGGTCGTCGCGCGTATCGGGGGTGAGCCGGCCCAGCCAGGCCGCCAGGCCGGCCCCTGCGCGGCCAAGCCAGTAGCCCAGAAGGAGCAGGCCCAGGCTGAAGACCCCCCGCAGCCAGAGGTTTTCCACTGCTAGCCCACCTCCTTTAGCCGGGCGATGCCCTCCCGCACCCGCTCCACCAGACCGGCCCTCACACTGGCATGGGCCTTGCGCAGCGCGCTCAGCACCGCCCTCGCGTCCGCCGAGCCGTGCCCGATGAAGACCGCCCCCTCCACCCCCAAAAGGGGCATGGCCCCGTACTCCGCGGGGTCCATCTTGCTCCGCAGCTTCCCCAGGGCGGGCCGCACCAGCCAGGCCCCCAGCCGGGTTAGCCAGGAGCCGCCCGCGAGGGCCTCGCGAATCCAGCGGAAGAGGGTCTGGGCCTCGCCCTCGGCCAGCTTGAGCACCACGTTCCCGGTGTAGCCATCGGTGACCACCACCTCGGTGGTGCCCCGGAAGATGTCCCGCCCCTCCACGTTGCCGTAAAACCGGAGCCCCGGCGCGGCCTTCAGGCGGGGAAGGGTCTTCAGGGTCAGCTCGTTGCCCTTCTCCTCCTCCTCGCCAATCGAGAGCAGCCCCACCTGGGGGTTCTCCACCCCCTGGGCCCGGGCGTAGGCGGCGGCCATCGCTGCGAACTGCACCAGCCACTCCGGCTTGCAGTCCACGTTGGCCCCCCCGTCGACCAGGTAGGTGCGGCCCCGCTCGCTGGGCAGCTCGATGAGCAGCGTGGGCCGGTCCACCCCGGGGATACGGCCCAGGGTGAAGAGGGCCGCGGCCAGCGTGGCCCCGGTGTGGCCCATGGCCACCACGGCCGAGGCTTCTCCTCGCTTCAAAAGCTCCATGCAGATGTTGATGGAGGCCTGCCGCTTTTTTCGCACCTCGGTGGCGGGGTCGCGCATGGTGATGTACTCCGGGGCCTCCACAATGGGAAGCTCCCCTCCTTGCCGGCGGAGTTCTTCCTCCAGCGCCGCGCGCTGGCCCACCAGCACCACCGGGATACCTTCCCGCTGCGCCTTCAGGGCGCCTTCTACCGTGACCTGGGGGGCCCGGTCTCCCCCCATGGCATCCAGGGCGATGGGTTTCATGGGCTATAGCCTAAGGCCCCTAGGAAAGCTCTACCAGGCCACCGGCATGGCCTTGTGCCCCCGGATGACGAAGCCGCCCGTGTACTCTATTCGGTCGGTGGCCAGGTGGATGCCAGGAAGCCGCCTGAATAGGGTTTGGAAGGAGACCTGCAGCTCGAGCCGCGCCAGGGGGGCCCCCAGGCAGTAGTGGATGCCAAGGCCAAAGGTGAGGTGGGGGTTCTCCGGCCGGGTGAGCCAGAGCCGGTCGGGGTCGGGGAATTTGCGTGGGTCCCGGTTGCCCGAGGCGTACATGAGGGCCACCTCCTGCCCTCGCTTTAGCTGGAGGCCCCTGTACTCCATGTCCTCCAGCACCCAGCGCTCGAACATGGGCAGGGGGGTGTCGTAGCGCAAGAGCTCCTCTACCGCCAGCTTGAAGAACTCGGAGCGGTTCTTGGCTGCGGCTTCCCGCACCTCCTCCAGGGCCTCTGGGTTGCGGGATAGGGCCAGGAACCCGGCGGTGGTGCCGTTGACGGTGGCCTCGTGGCCGGCGTTCAGCAGCAGGATGCTGTTGGCCACCAGCTCGTCGGGGGTGAGCTTTTCCCCCTGTTCCTCCACCTCCACCAGAGCACTTATGAGGTCATCCCTGGGCCGCCGGCGGCGCTCCTCGGCCAGAGCGCGGATGTACTGGGAAAACTCCACCACGGCCTGATTGGCCTCCCGCGCTTGCTCTTCGGTGTAGCCGAGCTCGTAGAGCTTCACGATTTTGGCTGACCAGGGGCGCAAGAGATGGCGGTCTTCTTCTGGAACACCCAAAAGCTCGGCAATCACCGTTACCGGCAGGGGCTCGGCGTAGTCCTTGAGCAGGTCCATCTGCCCCTGGTCCTCGGCCCGGTCGAGGAGCTGGTGCACGATGCGCTCGACCCTGCCCCGCAGACCCTCTACCCGGGCTGGCGTGAAGACCTTCATGAAGAGCCCCTTGAGGCGGGTGTGCTTGGGGGGCTCGTTGTCGAGCATGTGGTTTTCCTGGAAGTGGTCGAAGTCCCGGGTCAGGGGGTTGGGCGGGGGCCAGCCCAGCTCGTCGCGGGAGAGAATGTGGGTGATTGAGCGCCCCAGCCGCCGCTCGCGCAGCAGGTTGGCGATGTCGTCGTAGCGCAGGAAAAAAATCTTGTTCCAGACCGGGTCAAAGAAGACCGGAAGCTCCTCCCGCAGCGTGCGCAGGGTGGGGTAGGGGTCGTAGACGAAGGCCGGGTCGTTGATGTTGAGGTGGTGGGTTTGCACGGCCTGGGGTAGGCGGGAGGGCCGGGGGTGCGCTGCTAGGCGCTTACGGGGACGTGTTTGTTCAGGCGGGCCACAAAGTTGCTCTTGGGAGCAGCCCCCACCATGACCTCCACCGGCTGCCCGTTTTTGAAGAGGATGATGGTGGGAATGCTCATCACCCGGTACTTCATGGCCGTCTGGGGGTTCTCGTCCACATCCAGTTTGGCCACGGTAACCCGGCCCGCATACTCCTTGGCCAGCTCCTCCATTACCGGGGCCACCATGCGGCAGGGCCCGCACCACTCGGCCCAGAAGTCCACCAGCACGAACTGGTTTTCCTTGAGCACGCTCTCAAAATTGGCATCGTTCACTTCGATGGGTTTGGCCATGGGTGTACCTCTCCTCGGCCAGGTGGCCGATTAGCTCTACACTTTAGCACCCCTGGCGGGTCGCAGGGAATGCCAGTACACTTTTCATAGTGCGTTTGGCGGACACCCCGGAGGTTCAAGCGGCCCTGGCTTTGTGGCGAAAGGGGCAGTTTTGGGAGGTGCACGAGGTGCTCGAGCCCCTCTGGCAGCGGCTTGCGGGGCCAGGCCGCGAGCTGGTCCAGGGCCTTATCCTCCTGGCGGCCGCCCTGCATAAGGCCAAAACCAACCCCCGGGGGGGTTGGCGCAACTTCAGCAAGGCTCTGGCTCGTTTAGAGGGACTGCCTGCGGAGTACGAGGGAATCCCGGTGGCAGCCCTGGTAGAGGAGGCGCGGAGGGCGCTGGAGAACCCCTAGCCCTCCAGCCAGCCCACCGCCCAGACCTCGCCCTGGCGCAGCTCGAGCCTTATCGCCCGCAGGTCGGTGGAGGCGGGCCCCCTCAGCAGGGTGCCGTCGGCCCGGAACTGACTGCCGTGGCAGTTGCACTCCATGATGCCCCGCTGGTCGGGCAGGGGTACGGTGCAGCCCTGGTGGGTGCAGGTGCGGCTAAAGGCCACCAGGAAGATCTCGCCCAATCGTTGTACGCGGGAGCTGGGTCTTTCTGGGGGGGCAACCCGCAGCAGGTAGGCCGGCTCCCCGGCGAAGGTGAAGCTGGCCTCTGCTCCCACCCGCTCCAGCCGGCCCAGCT
Coding sequences:
- a CDS encoding DUF177 domain-containing protein, whose protein sequence is MVPHFPSINLSRLLREGGTASAQGEITEAILVEQERIPLHTPARWRVSVTRLEREQGQAFWLSGEVAGYALMECRRCLAPTPTPVRAHFQYLLRYVAGLAHPVVVEEDEEDVLLFGHPNLDLSLFLSEAFALELPYTVLCREDCKGLCPVCGANRNEVDCGHREGRTRLAEALARLLQE
- a CDS encoding CHAD domain-containing protein, which translates into the protein MRGVPPDSWLRHLEKHLPLARTGEDPEGVHQVRVAGRRLRVWLRLAGMRVLDDDLAWLVRSAGRVRDLEVLLGMKLPEAFLKWVRGLLQEARLELRPVLDSPRLAGLLQALSLLPPLEPGSARLRLARFSAQVERRAARWMQEGGFEPMHALRRALRRLRYAREWLGEDAREVKALQEVFGRAGDLHFTLGYLQRFEAEGGGLPRGYLGRKEVELAAAMEEARAAWLRWGSRALR
- a CDS encoding asparaginase, yielding MSAYTYAYRGSLLENRHRVSIAIVGPRGALLAYSGNPELVAPLRSTAKPFQALALYLSGAVRRFDLTPAEVALSCASHDGRPEHVALVARYLEKLGLGPEHLVCGAHPPFDPEAREALQRAGKAPGVLHNNCSGKHAGMLATALALGVSPEGYHEAAHPVQQLILQILRELSGHAHIPHAVDGCSVPTFALPLAPVARMFALLAAPEAAPARYQEGLEGVFSAMRQHPELVAGPHSIDTVLMRRVPGLLAKRGADGYYGLALRESRLGPVGVALKVESGSSEAREPMVVRLLEVLGLLSPEVELPWRRPVLRNVRWVPVGHLEARLELNWVR
- a CDS encoding mechanosensitive ion channel family protein; this encodes MENLWLRGVFSLGLLLLGYWLGRAGAGLAAWLGRLTPDTRDDRYWRWAGRLWWGLVGLALLSLLAHLWQIDGPLQAWGETLLGWLGERGLAILLILGSTSLAWRLIPRLLQRVPVGSGEFSREQVRAQTLKSVLESVLQVLIVVLGTLLVLSNLGLNVTALLAGAGVVGLGISLAAQNLIRDVLNGFFILLEDQYGVGDVITVGQLSGTVERFNLRLTVLRDLEGRVHFIPNSTIQQVTVMSRDWARAVVDVSVAYESPVDRALEVVREEALAFYHDPDWRPRFTDQPPEMLGIQQLGESGIVIRVMFTTKPKEQWAVGREFRRRIKLRLDAEGIGIPYPTRRIVQG
- the plsX gene encoding phosphate acyltransferase PlsX, whose protein sequence is MKPIALDAMGGDRAPQVTVEGALKAQREGIPVVLVGQRAALEEELRRQGGELPIVEAPEYITMRDPATEVRKKRQASINICMELLKRGEASAVVAMGHTGATLAAALFTLGRIPGVDRPTLLIELPSERGRTYLVDGGANVDCKPEWLVQFAAMAAAYARAQGVENPQVGLLSIGEEEEKGNELTLKTLPRLKAAPGLRFYGNVEGRDIFRGTTEVVVTDGYTGNVVLKLAEGEAQTLFRWIREALAGGSWLTRLGAWLVRPALGKLRSKMDPAEYGAMPLLGVEGAVFIGHGSADARAVLSALRKAHASVRAGLVERVREGIARLKEVG
- a CDS encoding cytochrome P450; protein product: MQTHHLNINDPAFVYDPYPTLRTLREELPVFFDPVWNKIFFLRYDDIANLLRERRLGRSITHILSRDELGWPPPNPLTRDFDHFQENHMLDNEPPKHTRLKGLFMKVFTPARVEGLRGRVERIVHQLLDRAEDQGQMDLLKDYAEPLPVTVIAELLGVPEEDRHLLRPWSAKIVKLYELGYTEEQAREANQAVVEFSQYIRALAEERRRRPRDDLISALVEVEEQGEKLTPDELVANSILLLNAGHEATVNGTTAGFLALSRNPEALEEVREAAAKNRSEFFKLAVEELLRYDTPLPMFERWVLEDMEYRGLQLKRGQEVALMYASGNRDPRKFPDPDRLWLTRPENPHLTFGLGIHYCLGAPLARLELQVSFQTLFRRLPGIHLATDRIEYTGGFVIRGHKAMPVAW
- the trxA gene encoding thioredoxin — encoded protein: MAKPIEVNDANFESVLKENQFVLVDFWAEWCGPCRMVAPVMEELAKEYAGRVTVAKLDVDENPQTAMKYRVMSIPTIILFKNGQPVEVMVGAAPKSNFVARLNKHVPVSA
- a CDS encoding DUF309 domain-containing protein, whose translation is MRLADTPEVQAALALWRKGQFWEVHEVLEPLWQRLAGPGRELVQGLILLAAALHKAKTNPRGGWRNFSKALARLEGLPAEYEGIPVAALVEEARRALENP
- a CDS encoding ubiquinol-cytochrome c reductase iron-sulfur subunit, translating into MNRRSTCRALLAAALAWGLGSPARAQPRPVRVVELGRLERVGAEASFTFAGEPAYLLRVAPPERPSSRVQRLGEIFLVAFSRTCTHQGCTVPLPDQRGIMECNCHGSQFRADGTLLRGPASTDLRAIRLELRQGEVWAVGWLEG